In Dioscorea cayenensis subsp. rotundata cultivar TDr96_F1 chromosome 9, TDr96_F1_v2_PseudoChromosome.rev07_lg8_w22 25.fasta, whole genome shotgun sequence, a genomic segment contains:
- the LOC120268307 gene encoding LOW QUALITY PROTEIN: cyclin-D3-2-like (The sequence of the model RefSeq protein was modified relative to this genomic sequence to represent the inferred CDS: deleted 1 base in 1 codon), producing MDSLYCPEPPILFSSPLRFTPHPDDFHPHLSHLLSSESHPSDHFSGVDAHYSPASRSQIVLWLARATARIGFSPTTLSLAVNYLDRCFLPGAGPGLHLQPDKPWMSRLSAIACLSLAAKVEEQHVPLLLDLQSLAAAAGAEDDDGGGHGSYFFEPKTVRRMELLILSSLGWRMNPVTPLSFIDLLLPNFNLSCASSLLSAISDWRWVQHPPSAWASAAILHSIGDDQDPQIQSSLSLLNASKDHIEECLHVIQEATKHTHKHIALNHHFSYSPSCPASPNAVIGSCFSCESSSVPSSPDRPSKRPRQSSE from the exons ATGGACTCTCTCTACTGCCCTGAACCCCCCATCCTCTTCTCCTCCCCTCTTCGCTTCACCCCTCACCCTGATGACTTCCATCCCCATCTCTCCCACCTCCTCTCCTCCGAATCCCACCCTTCCGACCACTTCTCCGGTGTTGACGCCCATTACTCCCCCGCTTCCCGTTCCCAGATCGTCTTATGGCTCGCCAGAGCCACTGCACGGATCGGCTTCTCCCCGACGACTCTTTCT CTCGCTGTCAACTACCTCGATCGCTGCTTCCTCCCTGGAGCTGGCCCTGGCCTTCATCTCCAGCCTGATAAGCCATGGATGTCACGCCTCTCCGCCATTGCTTGCCTTTCCCTCGCCGCCAAGGTCGAAGAACAACACGTCCCTCTCCTCCTCGATCTCCAATCCCTTGCCGCCGCCGCCGGCGCCGAAGACGACGACGGCGGCGGCCATGGATCTTATTTCTTCGAGCCCAAGACCGTCCGCCGCATGGAGCTCCTCATCCTCTCCTCTCTCGGCTGGCGCATGAACCCCGTCACTCCTCTCAGCTTCATCGACCTCCTCCTCCCAAACTTCAACCTTTCCTGCGCCTCCTCCCTCCTCTCCGCCATCTCCGACTGGCGATGGGTCCAGCATCCTCCCTCCGCCTGGGCCTCCGCCGCCATTCTCCACTCCATTGGCGACGACCAAGACCCACAAATCCAGAGCTCACTCTCATTGCTCAACGCCTCAAAG GATCACATTGAAGAGTGTTTACACGTAATCCAAGAAGCCACAAAGCACACCCACAAACACATTGCATTGAATCACCATTTCTCATACTCTCCGTCATGCCCGGCCAGCCCGAACGCCGTCATCGGCTCATGTTTCAGCTGCGAGAGCTCATCGGTCCCTTCATCCCCCGACCGGCCTTCGAAAAGGCCTCGACAAAGCTCAGAGTAA
- the LOC120268290 gene encoding protein DCL homolog, chloroplastic isoform X2, with amino-acid sequence MAAAATAASLLLRRAPLLRFRPASALPLRCLAAGFSTADSSPSQGASTFSSNKEAFRPKFGTTPPATTQPPSEQCVDHPEYRKWKDREVEILEDIEPIVFFVKEILHSNRYRDGECLTDEDEKEVTEKLLAYHPHSEDKIGCGLDSIMNKKGIVIEFGVASRKVNNV; translated from the exons ATGGCCGCCGCCGCCACGGCAGCTTCGTTGCTTCTCCGGCGAGCACCGTTGCTGCGGTTCCGGCCAGCAAGCGCGCTACCATTGCGGTGCCTCGCCGCCGGTTTCTCCACTGCTGATTCTTCTCCGTCGCAGGGCGCCTCCACCTTCTCTTCCAATAAGGAAGCCTTCCGCCCTAAATTCGGCACTACTCCCCCGGCGACAACTCAGCCTCCTTCGGAGCAGTGTGTGGATCATCCGGAGTACCGGAAGTGGAAGGATCGGGAGGTGGAGATCCTTGAAGACATTGAACCCATTGTCTTCTTTGTCAAGGAGATACTCCATTCTAATAG ATATAGAGATGGGGAATGTCTGACTGATGAAGATGAGAAGGAAGTGACAGAAAAGCTTCTTGCTTATCATCCACATTCAGAAGATAAAATTGGTTGTGGACTGGATTCTATAATG AATAAAAAGGGTATCGTAATTGAATTTGGAGTAGCATCAAGAAAAGTGAATAATGTATAA
- the LOC120268290 gene encoding protein DCL homolog, chloroplastic isoform X1 gives MAAAATAASLLLRRAPLLRFRPASALPLRCLAAGFSTADSSPSQGASTFSSNKEAFRPKFGTTPPATTQPPSEQCVDHPEYRKWKDREVEILEDIEPIVFFVKEILHSNRYRDGECLTDEDEKEVTEKLLAYHPHSEDKIGCGLDSIMVDRHPQFRNSRCLFVVRTDGGWIDFSYQKCLRAYIREKYPTYAERFIREHFKRS, from the exons ATGGCCGCCGCCGCCACGGCAGCTTCGTTGCTTCTCCGGCGAGCACCGTTGCTGCGGTTCCGGCCAGCAAGCGCGCTACCATTGCGGTGCCTCGCCGCCGGTTTCTCCACTGCTGATTCTTCTCCGTCGCAGGGCGCCTCCACCTTCTCTTCCAATAAGGAAGCCTTCCGCCCTAAATTCGGCACTACTCCCCCGGCGACAACTCAGCCTCCTTCGGAGCAGTGTGTGGATCATCCGGAGTACCGGAAGTGGAAGGATCGGGAGGTGGAGATCCTTGAAGACATTGAACCCATTGTCTTCTTTGTCAAGGAGATACTCCATTCTAATAG ATATAGAGATGGGGAATGTCTGACTGATGAAGATGAGAAGGAAGTGACAGAAAAGCTTCTTGCTTATCATCCACATTCAGAAGATAAAATTGGTTGTGGACTGGATTCTATAATG GTTGATAGGCACCCACAGTTTAGAAACTCAAGATGTCTTTTTGTTGTACGTACTGATGGTGGCTGGATAGACTTTTCATACCAGAAGTGCCTTCGAGCATACATACGGGAAAAGTATCCCACTTATGCTGAGAGATTCATTCGTGAACATTTCAAACGTAGCTGA